The following is a genomic window from Hymenobacter monticola.
CGGCGGCGGCTGTAGCCCGCTACCGCGCCCAAATCAACCAGCCCGGCCCCACCGATGTGGAGGAAGACAACTACGCCCAGCACTACTACCACGAGGCCGTGGCGCTGAACCCCATTCTCACCCGCGCCCGCCTGCTGACCGACGGCGGCTACAACCGACAGGCCCTGGCCACGCTGCGCAGCTTTCGGGCCACGCCTGCCACGCTCTGGCGCGACCGCATTGAGGAGCCTTACCGCCGGGCGCGTGCTTTTCAGGGCCTCGGCCGGCTCGATTCGGCTTGGTTTTACTTCGAGCGCACCCAAACCGTGGCTGGCCCGAAAGCGCCCTATTATTTTGCGCCCCAGGCCGCACTGCAGCAGGGCTACCTGGCCCTGGAAGCCGGCAAAAAGGCGCAGGCGCGGTTATACTTCGAAAAGGCCCTGCATTACCCCTGGCACGAATACAAAAACAGTACCGACGCCAAAGCCACCCTGGCGCTGCGGGAGCTGAAATGAGCCGTTGGGCTTGATTGTAACCGATTAAACGAACGCGCCTTTTGACTTCGGCCCCTCCTCTGGTTGTTCGCCTCGCTGACTTACCGCCCGATTTTCGGGTACGGGCCCTGCACTGGGGTGCCCGGTTTGCGCACTGCGCCTACTTCGAGCACAACGACCTGACCTATCCGCAAGGGCCCTTTCGGCGCCTGCTGGCTGTAGCCCCGGCCGGGGTTGCCACGGTCGATTCGCTCGGTGAACTGGAATGCTTGTCTGAGAGCCCAACGCTGCATTGCGGTTTCATCAGCTACGACGTTAAGAATGACGTGGAGGCGCTGACGAGTGAGAACTTCAGCGGCATGGCCTGGCCGCAACTCTGCTTTTTCACCCCCCAAACCTGGCTACTTTGGCAAGTTGACACGCTTGAAATTCATGGGTTTGCAGGCGATGTATTAAATCAGATTCTAAGTTGCTCTGCGCCAGAATTCCCACCACCACAGGTTCCATTCCTGCGGCCCCGAATGGCCAGGGCTGACTACCTGCAGGCCGTCGATGCCATCCGAACCGACATCCTGAACGGGGAAGTTTACGAGTTGAATCTGTGCCAGGAGTTCTACGCAGAAAACGTGGCTTTGCAGCCGCTGGACGTTTTTTGGCGGCTGATGGCGGCCTCGCCCGCGCCGTTTGCCGGCTTTGTGCGCTGGCACCAGCATTTTCTAATGTGCGCTTCGCCCGAGCGGTTTCTGGCGCGTGCGGACGCCCACATCCGTTCGCAGCCCATCAAAGGCACCATTCGCCGCGGCCACACGCCGGAAGCTGATGAACAGCAGCGCCTGGCGCTACTCAACGACGAGAAAGAGCGCGCCGAAAACCTGATGATTGTGGACCTGGTACGCAACGACCTCGCTCGCGTAGCACAAACCGGCACCGTGCGTGTGCCGGAGCTGTTTGGCCTCTACCCGTTCCGCCACCTATGGCAAATGATTTCGACGGTGGAGGCCAGCCTGCGGCCGGATGTGCAACTGCCTGGAATACTGAGGGCCGCTTTTCCCATGGGCTCGATGACGGGCGCGCCTAAAATCCGGGCCATGCAGCTCATCGAGCACTACGAGCATACCCGGCGCGGCCTCTACAGCGGCAGCATCGGCTACCGGTGGCCCAATGGTGACTTCGATTTCAACGTCGTTATTCGCTCCCTGCAATACCGGCAGGACACAGGCTACCTCAGCTTCGAAGTCGGCTCGGCCATTACTTATGACTCGGACCCGGAGCGTGAATACGAAGAGTGCCTCTTGAAAGCCAAGGCTTTGCTGGAGGTGCTGGGCGCAGTTATTAGGGAAGTATAATTGCCTCTCACCCTGAGCGCGGCCAAGCACCTTCACAACCCAGAAGTTCTGACGTGAAAAGGTCCTTCGCTAGGCTCAGGATGACAGGCGAGTATTCGCAGAAGCAAACCATGTTGCCTCTGCCATTCTGTCATTTTTCATCGCAAAGGCGTATCTTTGCCTTCCGCCGAAACGCGCTATAATTATGCCCCAGCCCCTGCTAACCTTAGATTTTTTAGACCAAGCCGCTCCTGCTGCCGAGGCCACACCCAGCGGTGAGGTGCGCATCACGGCTGCCACCCGCACCGGCCGCCAGCGCAAGCTCTACATTGAGAGTTATGGCTGCCAGATGAATTTCTCGGACTCAGAAATCGTGTCGAGCATCCTATTCGATGAAGGATTCGACACCACCGACGACCTCGCCAACGCCGACCTCGTGCTGCTCAACACCTGCTCCATTCGTGAGAAGGCCGAGCAGACTGTACGCATGCGCCTCAAACAGATTAACTCGCACAAGAAGCGCAAGCCGGCCATGCTGGTGGGTGTACTGGGCTGCATGGCCGAGCGCCTGAAAAGCAAGTTTTTGGAGGAAGAAAAGATTGTGGACCTCGTGGTGGGCCCCGACGCCTACCGCGACCTCCCCGGCCTCATCGAGCAGGTAGACGGGGGCCAGAAGGGCGTGAACGTGCTGCTGAGCCGCGAGGAAACCTACGCCGACATCACGCCGGTGCGCCTGAACTCCAACGGCATTACGGCCTTCATCAGCATCATGCGCGGCTGCGACAACATGTGCTCCTTCTGCGTGGTGCCCTTCACCCGCGGCCGCGAGCGCAGCCGCGACGCCCACAGCATCGTGCAGGAAGCCGAGGCCCTGGTGGCCGCCGGCTACAAGGAAGTGACGCTGCTGGGCCAGAACGTGGACTCCTACAAGTGGGCCTCGGCCGACGGTACCGAGCACGTGAACTTCGCCCAGCTGCTGGAGCGCGTGGCCCTCATCAGCCCCGAACTGCGCGTGCGCTTCTCCACCTCGCACCCCAAGGACATCACCGACGAGGTGCTGCACACCATGGCCCGGTACGAGAACATCTGCAAGTACATCCACCTGCCCGCCCAGAGCGGCAACACCCGCGTGCTGGCCCTGATGAACCGCACCTACGACCGGCCCTGGTACGAGGACCGGGTGCGGGCCATCCGCCGCATCCTGGGCGAGGACTGCGCCATTTCAACCGACATGATTTCGGGCTTCTGCTCCGAAACCGAGGAGGAGCACCAGGACAGCCTGAGCCTCATCGACTTCGCGCAGTACGACATGGGCTACAACTTCTTCTACTCGGAGCGCCCCGGCACGCTGGCCGCCCGCAAGCTCGAAGACGACATTCCGCTGGACGTGAAGAAGCGCCGCCTGCAGGAAATCATCGACCGGCAGCAGGTGCACGCCCGCGCCCGCTACGCCCGCATGGTGGGCCAGGTGCACCGCGTGCTGGTGGAGGGCCCCTCCAAACGCTCAGCCGAGCACCTGAGCGGCCGCAACAGCCAGAACCAGGTCGTCATCTTCCCCAAGCAAAACTTCAAGAAAGGCGACTACGTGAACGTGCTGGCCACCAGCACCACCGGCGCTGCACTCTTGGGCGAAGCCGTGTAGCTTCTTCCTGAGAGCTTAGCAGCATTTCCGCCTTCCATAAAAAGCTATTTGCCTTGACCACCCAAGAAATCCAATCCATTAAGCTCCGATTCGGCATCATCGGCAACGCGTCGGCGCTGAACTACGCCATTCAGGTGGCTGCCCAGGTAGCCCCTACTGATATGACGGTGCTCATCACCGGCGAAAGCGGGTCGGGTAAGGAGTCGTTTTCCAAGATTATCCACGCCCTGTCGCCGCGCAAGCACGGGCAGTTCATCGCCATCAACTGCGGCGCCATCCCGGAAGGCACCATCGATTCGGAGCTGTTTGGCCATGAGAAGGGCTCGTTCACGGGCGCCAACGAGGCCCGCAAGGGCTACTTCGAGGTGACCAACGGCGGCACCATTTTCCTGGATGAAATAGGCGAGATGCCGCTGGGCACCCAGGCCCGCCTGCTGCGCGTGCTGGAGAATGGCGAGTTTATTCGGGTGGGCAGCAGCAAGGTGCAGAAAACCGACGTGCGCGTGGTGGCTGCCACCAACGTGAACCTGCTCGACCGCGTGCAGGCCGGCACCTTCCGCGAAGACCTGTACTATCGCCTGAACACGGTGCCCATCACGGTGCCGCCGCTGCGCGAGCGCGGCGAGGACATCTACTTGCTGTTCCGCAAGTTTGCTTCCGATTCGGCCGAGCGCTACCGCACGCGCCCCATCACGCTGCTGCCCGATGCGGTGCAGGCGCTCACCCGCTTCCGCTTTCCCGGCAACATCCGCCAGCTCAAGAACATTGCCGAGCAGATTTCGGTGCTGGAAACCGACCGGGAACTGGATGCCCGGCGCTTGGCCCCCTACCTGCCGCAGGAACAGACCAGCCGCTTGCCCATGCTGCTAGGAGGCGCCGGCGCGCCGGATAGCGCTACGGCCGGCTACTCGGAGCGTGACCTGCTTTATAAAATTCTGTTCGACATGCGCCGCGACATGACGGACCTCAAAAAGATGGTGCTGGAGCTGGCCACCGGCCAACGTCCCCACGAGGCCCAGGAGCTGTTGCGTCAAAACAGCCACCTCTTCAGCAATACCGGCCCCGGCAGCACGTTTGAGGCCAGCGTCGGGCCGGAATATTTCCTGCCGCCCGCTCCCACGGGATACAACAGCGAGCCCGCGGCCCGTTACGACGAAGCGCCGGTGGAAGACATTCCGCACGAAACCGAGGACGAAACGCTTTCGCTTGATGTCAAGGAAAAGGAAATGATTCTCAAGGCGCTAAAGAAGCACAACAACAAGCGCAAGTACGCTGCCCACGACTTGGGCATTTCGGAGCGCACGCTCTACCGCAAGCTGAAGCAATATGACCTGGAACAAGTTTGATTTTAAGCGGCAAGCCGAAAATGGCATAGGGCTGACGTTGCGCTACCTCGTGCTTTGTGGCTTGTGGTTTGTGGCGGCCAGCTTCCTCACCGGCTGCGGTATCTACTCCTTCAACGGCACCAACATTGACCCGGCGGTGCGCACAATTTCCATCTCCACCATCCAGAATAACTCGCCGACAGGTCCGGCCTTCCTCACGCAGCGCTTTACGGAAGATTTGAAAGACTACTTCCAGCGCAACACCAACCTGAAGCTGGTGCCGCGCGACGGCGACCTGCAATTTGACGGCAGCATCGTGGCCTACGACTTCGCCCCGGCCTCCATTCAGCAAGTGAACGGCGTGAGCCAGGCGGGCTCCAACCGCCTGACCATTCAAGTCAAAATTCGCTTCACAAACGTCAAAGACGACAAGCAGAGCTTCGAGCAGGTATTCCAGAATTTCGACGACTACGCGGCCGACCGCAACATCGCCACCATCAACAACGACCCGAACGCCGTACGCACCACGACGAACAAAATCATCACCGATATTTTCAATAAGTCGGTGGCCAACTGGTAGTCGGCCTTGAAGCCGGCTTTGGTAAGGCTCAATCGGTGAAGGCATTGCCTTGGTTTGGCGCCAAATCAGGGCAGTTGGCAGCAAAAGAAACCTGCGGGTATTTGCGTAAATTGACGTAATGTTGCGGCCCCATTCTTCTGTCGTGCCAGCAGAATTTGAGAATGGGCCTGCTTTTTAACGCTTTTTAAGCTCCGCTTTCGCTCGTGACCCGCGCCACGCTTTTGCAAGTTCTTGCCCGCCCCACGGCCCTCGGCCCGGCGGAAGTGCGCGAGTTGGAGCAGTTGGCCCAGGCCTTCCCCTACTGCCAAACGGCCCACTTGCTGCTAGCCAAGGCGGCCCACGACCACGGCACCATGCTGGCCGGCCAGCGCCTGCGCCGCGCCGCAACTTATGCGGCCGACCGCGCCCTGCTGCGCCGCCTCATTGAGGAAGTAGAGCCGGCAGTTTTGGCTGTTGAACCTGCGCCGGAAGCCGCATCCGAAGAAACCGTAACCGCGCCAGAGCCGGTGCTTTTGCCAGTCGCTGCGGTCTCGGCAGAGCCGGAATTACCGGCAGAAGCGCAGTTGCCCGTCGCAGCTGCTGCGGCCGTTGCCGCACCGGCTGCAATAGAAATAGCCACTTCGCCTCCCCTCATCATCGAGCCGGAAGTCGTTGTACTTGCTCCCGAAGTGGCGCCTGCCACGGCCCCTGAGCCCGTTGCACCGGCTCCACCTGCGGAGGCGCCGGTTGCAGCCCCCGATACAGCCCCTGAACCCGCAGTAGCAGAAGCTGCACCGGAACCAGAAGTGGCGGTATCTGGGGCTGCACCAGTAGCAGAACTACCGGTTGCTCCTATTGCCGAAATAGCATCAGAGCCTGAAATAACGGCTGCTGCCGAAGAGCCAGCCGCTGCTGAAGTTGCAGCGCCAGCTGTCGATGCTGAACTCCCGCCGGCACTTGTCGACCAGGAAGGGGTTGCTATTGCCCCCGCTACGTCGCAGCCGGAACTATTGCCCGAACCGCCACCGGAGGCGGCCCCCGAAGAAGAACCCGACCTGCCCGCCCAGGCCCCAGCCATCCGGCCGCCAGTTGAAGCCGGCGAAGCGCGCTTCGAGTTCGGTCTTTCCGAACCGCCGCCGCCCCCGCCTGCCTATGAGCTGCCCGGACTGGTGGATGAGTGGGCGGCGGCGGCCGTCACCCTTAGCTTGGCTGGCCCCGAGCCCGCGGCCGATTTTCTGGCAGTAGCCACTGCTGCAGCCCCCGCGCAGCCGGCCCTCACCCCGGCTGCCTTCACGGGCGACGAGGTCGTCGGCTACGGCTTGGGCGAAAGCAGCCGCCTGGGCTTTTCCATGCAGCTTCTGAACCTGCTGGCCGACAAGGCCGCGCAGGACGACGCCGCAACGCGACCGGCCGAGCCCCCTGCCGCGCCGCTGCCGCCCGTTGGCGCCTTCTTCGAGCCCGACCCCTTGTTGCTCGACCACTGGG
Proteins encoded in this region:
- a CDS encoding sigma-54 interaction domain-containing protein, which encodes MTTQEIQSIKLRFGIIGNASALNYAIQVAAQVAPTDMTVLITGESGSGKESFSKIIHALSPRKHGQFIAINCGAIPEGTIDSELFGHEKGSFTGANEARKGYFEVTNGGTIFLDEIGEMPLGTQARLLRVLENGEFIRVGSSKVQKTDVRVVAATNVNLLDRVQAGTFREDLYYRLNTVPITVPPLRERGEDIYLLFRKFASDSAERYRTRPITLLPDAVQALTRFRFPGNIRQLKNIAEQISVLETDRELDARRLAPYLPQEQTSRLPMLLGGAGAPDSATAGYSERDLLYKILFDMRRDMTDLKKMVLELATGQRPHEAQELLRQNSHLFSNTGPGSTFEASVGPEYFLPPAPTGYNSEPAARYDEAPVEDIPHETEDETLSLDVKEKEMILKALKKHNNKRKYAAHDLGISERTLYRKLKQYDLEQV
- the miaB gene encoding tRNA (N6-isopentenyl adenosine(37)-C2)-methylthiotransferase MiaB, translating into MPQPLLTLDFLDQAAPAAEATPSGEVRITAATRTGRQRKLYIESYGCQMNFSDSEIVSSILFDEGFDTTDDLANADLVLLNTCSIREKAEQTVRMRLKQINSHKKRKPAMLVGVLGCMAERLKSKFLEEEKIVDLVVGPDAYRDLPGLIEQVDGGQKGVNVLLSREETYADITPVRLNSNGITAFISIMRGCDNMCSFCVVPFTRGRERSRDAHSIVQEAEALVAAGYKEVTLLGQNVDSYKWASADGTEHVNFAQLLERVALISPELRVRFSTSHPKDITDEVLHTMARYENICKYIHLPAQSGNTRVLALMNRTYDRPWYEDRVRAIRRILGEDCAISTDMISGFCSETEEEHQDSLSLIDFAQYDMGYNFFYSERPGTLAARKLEDDIPLDVKKRRLQEIIDRQQVHARARYARMVGQVHRVLVEGPSKRSAEHLSGRNSQNQVVIFPKQNFKKGDYVNVLATSTTGAALLGEAV
- the pabB gene encoding aminodeoxychorismate synthase component I, with product MAWPQLCFFTPQTWLLWQVDTLEIHGFAGDVLNQILSCSAPEFPPPQVPFLRPRMARADYLQAVDAIRTDILNGEVYELNLCQEFYAENVALQPLDVFWRLMAASPAPFAGFVRWHQHFLMCASPERFLARADAHIRSQPIKGTIRRGHTPEADEQQRLALLNDEKERAENLMIVDLVRNDLARVAQTGTVRVPELFGLYPFRHLWQMISTVEASLRPDVQLPGILRAAFPMGSMTGAPKIRAMQLIEHYEHTRRGLYSGSIGYRWPNGDFDFNVVIRSLQYRQDTGYLSFEVGSAITYDSDPEREYEECLLKAKALLEVLGAVIREV
- a CDS encoding LptE family protein; the encoded protein is MTWNKFDFKRQAENGIGLTLRYLVLCGLWFVAASFLTGCGIYSFNGTNIDPAVRTISISTIQNNSPTGPAFLTQRFTEDLKDYFQRNTNLKLVPRDGDLQFDGSIVAYDFAPASIQQVNGVSQAGSNRLTIQVKIRFTNVKDDKQSFEQVFQNFDDYAADRNIATINNDPNAVRTTTNKIITDIFNKSVANW